tatacctaTTGACACGATGAAGAGGGGGATTGACTCTCCAAAATTCTAGCCTCCACATTGTCCTTTGCATCCTTAGCTTCCTTGCTCACTTATCACCTCTAGCTCTCATTTTTCGACACTATCACATTCACCTCCATAATTCCTCCCTTGTTGATTCCCTAATATCAACAAATATATTTCCCATACaataacaatatatttaaacttaaaccaaaatgtatttataatcatagtaaataatttacataagtccaaatttcaaacttaacaatacctttctttttcttttttcttttttctttttttttaatgaaaaattagatcaaAGCTCATTTTTCCCTTATCAATATCATTAAGCAATacttcattaaaaatatttttattttaacatttttaagagaaatattatatttagttttatttaaaatgataataattttagaaacacaTCTAATACAAAGAAACATCCTATGTAACATATCTAATAAATTGCCATTTGTTATCGTATAAAATTGAcatgtataattattaattaattaaaaataattaaggatttagaatcaattaatttaaaaatactaaatattcatcatacattaattatctaataaacatatcttttaataatactatattttctttcttctccgaccaaaatttttttatgacaattatattttaaaacgtATTAAAAGACAATTTAGTTTTCCATATTAATTATGGTCTacatcataatttaaaaagacATTTTAATTATGACCTACGGTCTTTTGAAGATAAGCTTAGAAAATTAAGCTATCACTAATCTTAATGAAAATTATCATCAATCACTAGTGACGATCTAGCATCTTCTTCAAGCCAGCATCTCACATAATGCGAAGAATCTTCCAGAATAAtcagtttttaaattatatgatttatttcttcaaattcatattattcccaaaatttaatccctaatatacatatttaaccaaaataagtaaaaatcgtgattttaaaaataaaattattctatcacatacaattataattttagtaaattatttttcaagacATAATCttaatgaattttatgtatataaagtGTGTTCAATTGAACGCACTTTCACTTTCTCTATTCTAAAAACAGTCTATttctctaattaaaatttaaaatgacctaaagtcttaataaaaaaattagcataTTCTACTAATTTAACccaataaaatacaaaaatcttTATTAATCTTAAGTgaatatttgaaaagaaaaataaaatcaaaatgtaCTTTCCACGTGGCCACTGAAAAAAGGTATCCAAAGCTTAATGTTCTTCACGCATCTCGCGAGATGATGAGATATAGGTTttcatttgtaaaataaaactaCAGTCTAACTCCAGATTATTTCTCGGCataatttgtaatattaaaacctaaaaataactatggaaaataaaattcaaaattgttgcttttttaataaagataattttttgaaaaaaaaacaaatttacataTGTGCTAACGtgataattttaacaattccaaacttttatacttttactagtaaaaggtaaaaatttcactaataaattattaaataattattatattaattttattaaatattaaaagttatttttataatgtgctaaataatttatttaatatactaaaatttcaatattataaacGACGTcaggtgttttatttatttaattggtgtatcaaataataatcttaatcaaatttattaaatatttcaaatgagtgattatgtgttaaattaaatacataatttagatcatatttaaattagttcacaaaattttaaatttatctaaataaaaaataaataaatgaccttttttttttaaaaaaaattttataacaaacaaCTGTTTAcccattttctttatttgttttttcttttttcgtttcCCTCTTCTCTCTCTGGCTTTGAGAAATCTCAAGTTTTCAGCTTCCTTTCCttcaaaaacccaaaacccttgAAGCGAAATTTTCAAACCCCAAAATCCCAAAATGGGGAAGTACATTAGGAAGGCCAAAACGGCAGGGGGAGTTGCCGTAATGGATGTCTCGCAGGCTTCCCTCGGTGTTCGGACCCGAGCCAAAACCCTCGCACTTCAACGCCAGAAATCGTCGACTTCTCCGGCTACGGTTGCTTCGGCTCCGGCTTCAGGAGACGGCTCGTATCTACAGCTTCGGAGTCGACGGTTAGAGAAGCCGCCGCTTGTGGTGCACCACCATGATTCGAAGAGGCACAAGCAGCAGCAACAGCAACAACAGGGGTGTAAGAAGGATAACTTTGGACAGAATCCTAACCCTAGCTCGAATTCTAGGGTTCGAGTGGGTagcgaaaagaaaaagaaaggtgaAGTTGGAAGCCAAGACACTGTGCAAGAAGACAATGgaaatgataatattattaactacAGCAATCTTAACAacgataataataatgaaagcaATGATTTTGGTGGTGTTGAAACTTCTTTTGGAGAAAATGTTTTGGATATTGAAGCTAGAGAGAGGTTGGTTcatttcttctctctttttatttcttttttattatttttcgcATTGGATTTggaattttgggttttaattttttctattggAGCTTTCATTTTAATTGCTTATTCCTTTTAAGGAAAAACCTCTCGTGGCTGTTCGATTTTCTTTTATTGGGAAACAATACAGAGTTTTGATGTGAACaacacttaattttattttattttttttaattttagaaccCAGGAAAAGTAGAAACTTTTACTTCAACTGAGTTCTTGAGTATGTAGTTTTAGGAagaattttaagtattttggactatatttcatgtatttttgtTAGACCATGCATTTACCCCCTTGCCTTTGATGGCTTGGACACTTAGGTTCCccacaaaacatgaaaaaaattaaaaagaaacctTAATTCATGTAGGGATTCtgctataataaaatatattctaactAATAGGATTTCTTGCTTTGCTACTATGGGTTTTTTTTGAGTCATTCCAACTTCTTTTTGTTTATAGGCTGATTGAGCTCTGGGTTCTAATTTAGTTCTATTTTCCCCCCAAGTTTTTTGCAGTGCTTTTTTCTAGCAAGGTTTAGAAATTATCTTTATGATATAAGATTCCCTTGAATCAATTGCTTAGAAGAAGTATTCTTTGTttgtgtgaaattgttgcaattTTATCTCTGATCTGTTTCTGTAGTCTTTCCCTTGCAGAGAAATTAAGTCACTCGACTTATATCCTTTATTGCCTCACAAGCAAAACTTGGCTATTAATTGTTCTTGCTGTTTTGGGTGCTTCtgcattttgatattttgaatttgatggaAGCAAGTAGTTGTATTGTGGTAGAAACCCTTGTTTCTGAAATAAAATTATGCCATTACCAGCTATGTTACTGGGACTTGGTGTAAGTGTCGgatatgaattaatttatgtgcattgtatatatatttgttcaatttattcttagctttttcatgtatttggaaaATCATATCTTCGTATCTTATAGACCCATATCCATATGTTGGACAAGGGTGTCATACAAaagtatttcaagaaaaatgaagagccTGAAGAATATAGATTACCAGCCTTCCCTTGTCACTCGCaactttttctgttttgttaatataattGATTCCTGCcccatttttttccctttcatttAAACTTATTATGCTTTTAAAAACTTGGGTTTGTCTAATTCTGTGgtgatatatattaaatatctTTAGGCCCTTCCATTTAGGTATTTGTAGGCATCTATGCTGCTAAATTATTCTAATGGAAAGAAACAAAACTATTTCGTGTTTGCCAACTGAGTATTAACTGGAGTTGCGGGTTTGATGTAACGTTCCTCCAATTTAAttagttagggttttttttttttggggggcaTGGGTAGTTTAGGAaatgtacaaaaaaaaaaaccattttgtgtttgttttctttttttcatagGGATAAATGTTCAATTTGAGCTTATCTCTTTGGAAGGTGTCTAATTTACCTTAATTTTCCAAACTTGAGCATAGGATATTCTGACAAGAGCCTTTAGTTAGTGGATGTCAAATCTGATCATGTGGAGATTCTAATAACCAGAAGATTTGTTTTTGTGACTCTTCTTTGCTTGATACTTTTCAAGTTTGCTGCTTTGCTTTTGCTTTTTACTATTTGCTTGATTAAGCCAAATTactatgataaattttatttagtttcagTTGTCACCCCTCTTCACCCCCCCCCACATTTTTTTTTCCAGAAAGGGCTCTGTCGGTTAAATTTGACTCCATGTGTATCGAATGAAGTGAACTCCATGTATTTGTAAAGCCTTTTCTGCTGAAATACTGGTAAATGAAGCATGTCCATGTagaaacaaaatacaaaacaaaatgaaaatggtgGAAAATCTTTCATTTCACCCCCTTTGGTTGCAGAGCCATTTTGCTTGAATGTTTGACAGAAAGAGTCTCTTGTTTTTATCGTACACTGAAATGCTTAAACATTTTGAGCTTTATTCTTCAGATGATTGGTATGGTCTGGCTGTCCATTCTAGGTTGTTTCTTTTTTCGGGAGGGGGGTATTGTAAAActgaaaaagggaaaagttaATTCCTTTTGTACTGGCATCCTGGAAATGAGTGTTTTTGTGTAGATTCTCTCTCTTTTCATTAACTGATAGCTATTGTGGTGCAGGGGCACTAGGGAATCAACTCCATGCAGCTTGATAAGGGACCCAGACAGTATAAGAACCCCGGGTTCAACTACTAGGCCAACCAGATCAGCCGAGACTAACCAAAGAGTACAGAATTCAACGCGGCGACACATCCCAACATCACATGAAATGGATGAGTTCTTTACTCTTGCAGAAGTAGACCAGCAAAGACAATTCATCGAGAAGTATGGTTGTTGGAAACTTCTGCAGAAACTCTTTAGTATACTGTGGTTTATGATCTGATTAAAGATGTGGGGTTATTTGCAGGTACAACTTTGATCCAGTTAAAGATAAGCCACTTCCAGGACGTTATCAGTGGGAGAAAGTGGACCCCTAGACACCATTAGTGTTCCATCAGCACTTAAATATTTCCTACTAAATTATCAGTTGATCTTTAAGTTAGGTAGTTTTAGCTAGTAGGAATTAGCCTTAGTTGTAAAGGTGACggttttatttccattttccatCACCCTTAactgttaaaaagaaaaaaaaatgtgtcGACTAATGGTCTGTAACATAACGGTAACGAgttacaagaaagaaaaaaaaagagtctaaCAGATCATCTTGAGAAGGGAAGGGAAGGAAGGTGTGGGTTTAGAGTTTAGGAAGTTTTAGGGTCAGTTGATCTGGTACagaatttctttgtattttccTCCCCTTGTTTGTCTATACTTGTAATGATGGAACTTTGAGACACTCTTTGGACTAAACATGATCCCTTTCCTCCTATCTTTttgtcttctttttcttttttgcactTTAGTCGTTTCATGAActcaaagatgatgatgatgcagCCCGTAGGGAACAATGTTGTTTCATTGAGGCGTGACTGACTGCTTCCATGGGGTAATCTTTCCTTTTAAATGGCTTTAACCCATTTCAGGTACATGCTTCTATGGGAGAATTGGTTAATTAAAGAAGCTCAAAAATGGAGGACAAAGGTTACACGATTCAAAGGGGtatgttttaatcttttcttattTGCTATGCTCTATTTTAATCATCAATAATCATTGCCATAGTTAAATTTGCACATTTAGACGGATTAATAAGATAtccatttacttattttattattaataaatttgagtatttatatttatttacataaaattgttaaaaatgatCCCTTTAACTGAAATCACATTTTATTAAGATCATTGCACAAAAGACCCTTTATCGGattaaacacaaattaataaaatcagtCAAATTTATGTCGAAGAAAATGTCGATTATGTCGCAAATGGAGGAAGAAAGGGtaatggtttttatttaattaaaagaaatcaaatgaagacaaatttcaaaatatttaattcaaagaaattatgAGGAGTTAATGGGGGGTTGAGGGTGATAGTGGAGGTGGGTGTTATTGCTGAAGTCTCATTGGATCAAACTGAAAGAATATTCAATTCCCaatgattttattttccattgttTCCAAAGTAATTAAATGAAGAGGGTGGGCTTTTCATCTTTAAAATTCACAACTTTCCACTGGAAATTGATTGTCACTGCCAAcgtaaaacaaaaacaaagcttCCTTCCACGTGTAATAGGAATTCAACACCGACACTCACTTCACGatgtaaattatatttataaaaaaatattattcaatttttaaatagtcCTTATAAAACcagataaaaacaaaaacatcattataatatttattatcttttatttttttttttaactttttcttgcTTGATAGAATATAATTTCAAACTCATATAACCCAACCCGTAGATCAAATCTTGGTATTGAGTATGAATGAACTTACTTTAACCAAtagtataaattaattatatttataatattatttttatttatgtaatatgtatcaaattttcatataataatcCAAATTATGGTTTTCATCTAAAATTCTTTGATTaaattcaaagttttatttaaaaatatcaaatggtTGACCTATGAAATGTAAAAGAATTTTAGATGTTTATTGATATTGGGAAAGGTTTGGGTCATTGGATTTAATATTTGTTGGACTTTTACTTGTAACTGTCAACAGTAAAATCCTTCAAAATAAATTACAGAGAATCGAAAGTAGCTTTAATGGAGCCTCTGCCACACATTTGCATAACTCTGCCATTTTCTCACACATAAAAGCATTCTAATCATTTcttgaaataaatatgaatatattaccacataacaaaaaataatctTCAAATTACAATGTAGTATGGAGAGGTGAATCTTGAGGACCAAACCTGTATATTGTATTTTccactctaattttttttaaatatttatgtttgactttatatatatatatatatatgtgagtaTAAATATTAAACGCATGCTTATATTTGTCactcatattttaatatagtaaGTAGCAATCGAAAATAGACTTAATATTTGCACTCAAAACAAATATTCTATCTCCGTTATGGTCGTGTTTGAaatgttaatattgttaaaataggTGGTTGCTAATTACCAAGTATAGTAGATTGTTTAAATAGAAGTGATGATTACTCACTATGATAAAGCAATAATACAGAGGATTGTTTACACAGTTCGGTTTTCCTTTGTTTGTGGAGCCTAACTCAGTGAGTAAAACTACTATCTTTAATCCcaacacaacaatttatttaagttttatcaCACCTGCAGCATTGTTTTTGTATCCGAAGATCTAGATCAATCACCTCTAAGTTCTCAACTTAGGCAATAAACAAAACTTGTTTACTCTCTCAAATGTACTCTCAAGATACGTTCCACTATGAATAGATAAGTGCTCTCAATACTAAGTTTTGAAACTTATATAAGTCTCGAATATATAGAAGTTCAAGACTTACTAACATACTAgagattaattttaatccaatctCCTATAAAATGGTAGCTAAAATAGCAAGATACGATATATTAATAAAGACCAATATAGAGTGGAATGTTGGAGATATGTCTTCAATGGGATCtcaattcaatctctacaatttaAGGAATCTGATTGCTTGAtcccattcaatttaatcttcaaGATAAGGTTCTTCAAATAAATTGATCTTCATAATTGGGTTTATTTGAAgctcaaatattttatttcaaaaattgacaACTTCAAATATGACAAGTCACAACATGTCTCAATGTTAGGTATAATAGCCACTTCTGTTGGCACTTTGACAGCCACATCAAATTCACTTGCttcaacaagctttaatttttttttaacaaaaatcaactCTTGTTGAATCGAGTGGTAAAACATTCGAGACAATGCAGAATCCCAATTTTAGCATAAAAGAGTAATTTTGTTCATTCAATCTCTTAAAACCAAGGTCACCATTAATAAGTAGCTAACAACAAGTATCTCACTTAACAAGAGCAGTTTTATGATTACCATCATTCAAACCTCACACAAAATTTCTTTCACGTTAACTGGATCGAGAGAATATTGTCTGAAATAGCTAAAGGAATACTGTATCACAACCATTGAGTTTCtttccaattttattaatttatgaacTGATAAATATCTTTAACGACTCTAACGAAATAAATGaactatttgaaaaaaaaataaagtcttttaagagtttattttatactttGAGTAGTAACTGAACTAATCGATAACCCTATCAACCAATTTTACTTTGTCCAAATCGACCTTACAAAAAAGAATTAAACCATGTGCGGAAAAGAGAGGAGAGATCAAATGTCCTCTTCTTGAAATATTATGCAGTGCCGCTTTACTACTACTATTTTCCAACCTCACCAAGCCGGAGTAAGCAAGGTGAGAGAGGATTCCCTTATCGAATGCCTTTGCTTGTCTTGAACCCCTCTATAAATGATTGGTCACTTGAATCAGTCGTTGTGGTATCCCCAACTTCTTGCAAAGTATCTTCCAAAAAGTCACGCCTTACACGATCATAGGTCTTCTCCACCAAATCCATCTTAATAGCTATCTACCTTATTTTGCCATTTTGAGTTCTTTTAAAGTGAATCACTTCTTGGGATGGTTTCTTACATGTTTATCAAACACAAGTTATCCAAAAGGACAACTGTTTATAGGGGTGTAAATAAGACACTGATGCTATTAAGTGATTTGTGTTTGACTCAAAAAAATTGGaacttaatttggtaattatcgAGTCAAGTTTGAGTAGCTCAAGCTATCAGTCAAGTTGAATTCAAGCATAGTAATATTTGACTCGACCAGCTCGCAAACATTACtaagcttttcatatttttattttattaaattacgaCATTACCCTTAAAGTATATTATTAACACTAAGCTTAATCATTGAGCCAAGTTCGAGCTTGAGTacaaaaattgataaacaaacTTATTATATCTTGAACTGAACTTGAACTTAAAAACAGATATTCGATCGAGCTCGAGTTGAACATCGAACTccaaatttcaaatcgagttcaAAATTGACAATATTCAAACTCGACTCGACTCAATTACACCCTAATTATTTACCTTCACCACAAATCCTATGTCTTATAAAATACCTAAATCTCTATAAACCAAAGTTTTGACCTAAATTCCTTCATCTTCGTAatccaataataaatttaaccattcacATCATTACATTTTAAAGGAATAGCTAAAATCATATCATTctcattgtaaaaaaattattacattgtccttataattatattttttaggttaaaggaaaataattcaaacctttgattaaaaaattcacttctataattttagaaaataaccATTTATCtgtaaaatatgataaaaaatacaCTAATCCCTcatatttctttattaaatatttgcaaataaatGGGTAACTTTACcctatattaatttatcattttatatttattttatcgtCTTCAATCTTTACATTTAatagttttcaattaaaaataataaaatataagtaatcataaaataaataaattattattaaattaaactataaattgcattatattctaatataatcatatattaaacattatatttctcaattataattacaaaaacgcattcaaaattgaattgataataataatatctagAGACTTACATCATGTTTGGTTGGGGAAATGGAATAGCCTTCCTCATTatttattgaatgataaatCATTTCTTTGTTTGGTTGAACCTAATACTCATTCAATGAAATGTCCATTACTTCCTTATCACTTGTCTTTTTGTAATAGTTATTTTTTGGTATCACTAAAGAATGACTATTTCATGCAACATcgaacaacaaaataaaattaatttccaaattagtcctttaaaacttggacttagaaaatataaaaacaaaatatttgaaatattttaatataatttaatataaaatatttaatttcaaaatataattttaaaaataattatattaaaaatattattaaattatatatggttattttattaaattatatttaataattattatattaaaagatgactaatttatttattatttattattaaattatttttaataataatcttattaaaatttaataacaataataataatcgTTCACCTAAAAAAAATCTACTAAGGGTACTctaatcatttcaatttttttttatgatgttacaactctattccattataatgaaataaaagtgtataaataaataataagaatgGTGTACAGATCTCAAGAGAGTTTTacgagaaaattttaaaatggtatattattTCTAGGGTTCGCATACTCTCCGTTATGttacaaaatgtaaaatatcaCGAGATATTGAAAAGGGCAGTGGAGCAGTAAAAACTCGTAGCCACCTGAAAATCTCCCCGTCcaccctttttaaaaaaaaaatactatttttatttatttatttatttatttcttctctCTCTCATAAGAGAGCTTGAGCCTTGAGCCTTGAGCCTTGAGCCTTAAGCTTTAAGCTTCTTTCTTCGAaaaccaaaacccaaaacccttgaaacaaaatttcaaacccCAAAATCCCAAATGGGTAAGTACATTAGGAAGGCCAGAACGGCAGGGGAGGTTGCCGTAATGGAACTCTCCCAGGCTTCTCTCGGGGTTCGGACCAGAGCCAAAACCCTCGCCCTTCAACGCCTACAGCAATCCTCCACTTCTTCTCCGCCTACGGTTGTTTCGGCTCCGGCTACAGGAGACGGCTCGTTTCTCCAGCTGCGGAGTCGACGGTTAGAGAAACCGCCGCTTGTGGTGCACCACCATGTTTCGAAGAGGCACAAGCAGCAGCAACAGGGGAGTAAGAAGGATAGCTGTGTGCAGAATCCTAACCCTAATTCGTATTCTAGGGTTCGACCGTGTGGCGGCTCGAATtcggaaaagaaaaaaggtgaaGACATTGTGCAAGAAGATAATGgaaatgataatattattaactacAGCAATCTTAACAACAATCATAATGAAAGCAATGATTTTGGTGGTGTTGAAGCTTCTTTTGGGGAAAATATTTTGGACATGGAAGCTAGAGAGAggttggttttctttttcttttttcatctttattttttttatttattccatTGGAAGTTCgggttattgttatttattgcTTATTCTTATTAGTGAAAAATTATTGTGGGTGTTTGATGCTTTAATTGgggaaaaatacaatttttatatgaaatacattgcttatttatttatctcttttaGAACCCAGAAAAGTAGAAACTTTTACTTCAGCTGAGTTCTTGAGTTTTGTAGTTTtaggattttaaattatttggacatttatttcatctatttttgtTATACCATGCATTTTTTTCACTTAGCATGTATTTGGGTATGCTGGGTAGAGTGGAAAAGTGaaagaatagaaagaaaagaaaagtagaaaatgaaaagaaaattaattctaaatgtGGTTGATATGAATGAGAAGTGatgaaaacaaaatacaatatatgatttttttcatgCTCGTGAATAAAATGACTTATTCTAATTTGTAATGATTAAGTAGAGTAATAAGACGCAAGGGATGCAAGTTAaggatataaaattatatttttttaaattttaaattttaaatttttctcatttttcttttcattgatTGTAAggaaaaatatcaattttctaTTTCCTCCCAAgccaattaattaaaagaaaaaattttctatcttatttaactttttatttcttaatttttacccttttacttttctttacacCTTATCAAGCAAAACCATCTTGAGCcaaatatacatacacattgtgtcaaaaatatatacacacatatgtTTGTGTATATGAACCTTTTTCCTGTCGAGCTTCTGCTGTAATAAAATATCTGTTGACTAATGGGATTTCTTTTCACTTCCATTTTCACATTATTTCCATATTTCTTATTTGGTTGAAGAAAGAGTAATTCACCCTTAAAATAGAGTTCCTCTATGGGTGTTATTGAGTTATTCCAACTTCTTTTTGTTTATTAGGTTTTTGTTTATTAGGTTTGATTGAACTCtgataaatgatgaaaaatCATCTCTTAGCTTtggtttttattatattttatgttttctttctaATGCCTTTGTGCTAGGAAaggtttagaaattatttttatgacatAAGGAGTAGTGTTCTTTATTTGTCTGAAGATGTTGCAATTTTATCTCATCTACCCTTGCCGAGAAATTAAATCTAGTCTGCTTATGTCCTTTTGTTGCTTCACAAGCTAAAGTTAGCTATTATTGATTCTTACAGTTTTTAACTACTTCTGAATTTTACTGTCTGATTTTGATGGAAGTAGATCTGACAACTTGTGTACCCGTCTTGTGTTCATTCGTTTTTCTCATGATGTAgtcatgtttaaattattttatatttttataaattttgatacataaataatatgCATTATATACAATATGCAATATTTCTGTTTTcatgttataattatgttatttgcTTGTATCATGGCATAATATAGCAAGTAGCCGTATCATGGCAGATACCCTTGGTTCTGAAATAGAACTGTCATTACCAGCTTTTCCTTGTCATTCATCACTTCTTCTCTGTTAATATAATTGATTTCtgccccccccccccttttttttgttttccatttAAACTTAGAATGTGTTTAAAACTTGGGTTTGACTAATTATGtggctatatatataaaaatatgaatatattttcctttgttaGGTATGTTAGGCATCTTTGCTGCTACATGATTCTAATGGAAAGAAACAAACCATGTTGTTTTGCATGTGGTGGATGCCTGATTTTTTTAAGATCA
The window above is part of the Gossypium raimondii isolate GPD5lz chromosome 9, ASM2569854v1, whole genome shotgun sequence genome. Proteins encoded here:
- the LOC105800365 gene encoding cyclin-dependent kinase inhibitor 5 — translated: MGKYIRKAKTAGGVAVMDVSQASLGVRTRAKTLALQRQKSSTSPATVASAPASGDGSYLQLRSRRLEKPPLVVHHHDSKRHKQQQQQQQGCKKDNFGQNPNPSSNSRVRVGSEKKKKGEVGSQDTVQEDNGNDNIINYSNLNNDNNNESNDFGGVETSFGENVLDIEARERGTRESTPCSLIRDPDSIRTPGSTTRPTRSAETNQRVQNSTRRHIPTSHEMDEFFTLAEVDQQRQFIEKYNFDPVKDKPLPGRYQWEKVDP
- the LOC105800366 gene encoding cyclin-dependent kinase inhibitor 5; its protein translation is MGKYIRKARTAGEVAVMELSQASLGVRTRAKTLALQRLQQSSTSSPPTVVSAPATGDGSFLQLRSRRLEKPPLVVHHHVSKRHKQQQQGSKKDSCVQNPNPNSYSRVRPCGGSNSEKKKGEDIVQEDNGNDNIINYSNLNNNHNESNDFGGVEASFGENILDMEARERGTRESTPCSLIRDSESIRTPGSATRPPNSADTNQRVQNSTWRHTPTSHEMDEFFSLTEEDQQRQFIEKYNFDPVKDKPLPGRYQWEKMDP